A genome region from Methanobacterium subterraneum includes the following:
- the mvk gene encoding mevalonate kinase — translation MTVTASAPGKAILFGEHAVVYGKPAIAVAVDKRARVTINEGTTDHIQLKIPELDVYGSINTDTNSITQLTSSGEVEENPGTFDAGIMQYIKCALFQEELNSPLDHGLDIEVDLEIPIGGGLGSSAAITVATLAARARYQEQELSRENLARIAHQVELEVQGAASPLDTTVSTHGGLLYFTPQRGAVKIKTALKIPLVVGYTSQPGNTGILVAEVRKLRQAHPTIINPILEVMEEITNQARESITRGDQKQVGELMNINQGLLDSLGVNTLELSCLVYQARHAGAMGSKITGAGGGAASLPTAPGKPGKY, via the coding sequence ATGACAGTCACCGCATCTGCACCAGGCAAGGCCATCCTTTTTGGAGAACATGCAGTGGTCTACGGGAAACCAGCCATTGCCGTGGCCGTAGATAAAAGAGCCAGAGTAACCATCAACGAAGGAACCACAGACCACATACAGCTTAAAATACCCGAACTGGATGTTTACGGAAGTATCAATACTGATACTAATTCCATAACTCAATTAACCAGTTCCGGTGAAGTGGAAGAAAACCCTGGTACCTTTGATGCCGGGATAATGCAATACATTAAATGTGCACTATTCCAGGAGGAACTGAATTCCCCACTGGACCATGGCCTGGACATAGAAGTGGATCTGGAAATACCCATAGGAGGGGGGCTGGGATCATCAGCAGCCATCACCGTGGCCACCCTGGCCGCCAGGGCACGCTACCAGGAACAGGAACTATCCCGAGAAAACCTGGCCCGCATAGCCCACCAGGTAGAACTGGAAGTCCAGGGAGCAGCCAGCCCACTGGACACCACAGTATCCACCCATGGGGGATTACTATACTTCACACCCCAAAGAGGAGCAGTGAAGATAAAAACCGCCTTGAAAATACCACTGGTAGTGGGATACACCTCCCAACCAGGAAACACAGGCATCCTGGTGGCAGAAGTCAGAAAGCTACGCCAGGCACATCCCACCATAATCAACCCCATCCTGGAAGTCATGGAAGAGATAACCAACCAGGCCCGGGAATCCATAACCCGGGGAGACCAAAAACAGGTAGGGGAATTGATGAACATCAACCAGGGACTCCTGGATTCACTGGGAGTTAACACCCTGGAATTATCCTGCCTGGTTTACCAGGCACGCCATGCCGGTGCCATGGGATCCAAAATAACCGGAGCTGGAGGTGGGGCAGCATCATTGCCTACTGCCCCGGGAAAACCAGGGAAGTATTAA